Within Paenibacillus sabinae T27, the genomic segment AGCGGCTTGCCTTTATAATGAGTCGTTACCGGCATTCCCACGTTCAATGAGATAATGTTCATGACCAACCCCGCTTTCTGTTCGCTATTATCTGTCATGGTCTACTCTTCTTTGACCCGTTCATCCTCTTGTCTGTTCGATGCCTGCGGGAGGATACAGCTCATAAATATCTCGTCCACATACCGGCCCCCGAGATAAAACTCCTCGCGAAGACGCCCTTCTTCCAGGAATCCGCATTTCCGGTAAAACGACATAGCCGAAAGATTGCTTGAAAGCACACGGAGCCGAAGCTTGCGGATGCCGCGCTCGGCAGCCAGCTCCTTGACGGCTTCCATCAGGTCCCGGCCGATTCCCGCGCGCTGCCGGTCGGGATGGACGGCAATATGTATCTCATAGACATGCCGGTTGCTCTTCATTCCGGTCGGGCAGCCGAAGCCGACATAGCCGCACAGCTCGTCCTCTATCAACGCAACAAGCTGGGAGCCCGGAGGGGCATGCAGCAAAAAGTCCTCGCTCGACCGCCACGACAACGCCGCCGGGGCCGTATCCTCGGTCCATATCAGATGATCCAGCATAATCAGCTCGCGGACGTCACGAAGCTCGGACAGCCGGATCGACAGCGTACATTTGTCTATGTGAAGCATATTCATATCCCCCTTGCAAGTAAACGGCGCATGGGACAAGCGCCGATGGTTTAAAGCTTATAGGCCTAGCGCTCCGGTCAAGCCGATTTCACCGCTTCGGCCGATTCCGAAAGCGCGCCGCGTCTGCTGCCGTATGCATGAATGACGAAAAATCCCACAGCCAGCACCGCCACGCCGCAGGCCAGCCAGGCGGTCGGCGCCAGGCCTCCCGCGTCAAACAGGCTGCCCATAAAGAATGGGCCGAGCACCCGGCCTACCGCCCCGATGCCTCCGGTGAGGCCCAGATAGAACGGAGCGCCATGCGCGGCATGCTCCGAAATAAACGCCGGCATGGCCGGAGCAATGAGCATTTCGCCCAGCGTCGTCAGCAGCATGGCGAAGAGCATGCCGGCATAGCTCGGCATCGTCAGGATGACGATGTAGCCGCTCAGGTAGAAGACGGCGCTCGCCGTCATCTGCGCCGCCGATCCGGCCGCGAACCAGCGCTTGACCAAGGCGACCAGCGGCTGGGCGGCGAAGATCAAAATGCCGTTAAGCGTCCACAGGAAGCCATAATATTTTTTCGGCAGGCCTTCCGAAATGATGAACGGCGACACTCCCGTATTCCAGATCGAGTTGCCAATGAGCAGAAACAGCGACCCGAGCGCCATAAACAAATAGATTCGCGTATTGCCCATCAGCTTCCAGTTCGAAACGGCCCGGGGCTGCGCCTTTTTCGATTCGGCTGAAACGGTTCCCCGCGTGTCCCCCACTTGCCGCAAGTACACAAAGAAAAAAACGGCAAAGACGGCGGATGAGACGCCGTTTAACACGAAACTCAGCATATAGGAGATATCCGCCAGAAATCCGCTCAGCGCCGTCCCGGCCGCCACGCCGATATTGTTCGCGACATAGACGATATTGAACAGCTCGGCACGCCGCTCCGCGAACCGAAAGCCGATAAACGCCTGGATAGCGGGCATGGAGAGCGCGTTGAACAGCCCCACCAGCCCCATTGCGATAATGAACAGCCTCCAGCTTGAGCTTGCCGCCGGTAAGGTGAACAGAACCAGCGCATTCATGGCCAGCGCGCCGACAATCAGCCTGCTCACCCCGACTTTATGGTACAGGGAGCCGCCGAGCAGCTGGCCCGCAATCCCGCCTAGCGACTGAATCAAAATAACGAGCCCGGCATCCTGCATGCTCCGTCCGAGCTCGCCATACACATACATCGTAATCAGCGGCCACATCAGCGCGCTGCCTGTCGCGTTAATCAAGCTTGCGGCCAGGAACACTTTTACTTCCCTGGGATAGTTGTCCAAAAACCTCATCTGCCAATACATCCCCTGTAATCTGCGTTTATCAGTAATCTCACTAGATTACGTCCTAACAAACGTTCAGGGCAAGCCTATGCATTGACGCTTTAACGTAGTTCAACCTCGACCGTCGCCGAGAAAAAAGTGGCTCCCTTCCCCATATCGCTCAGCCGGGAGGGGGTCAGCACATTACTCCGCTGGGGGCGGTCCTTGCCTTCCCACCACAGCCCCTGGCTGATGACGGTGCCCGGAAGCATGCGGTCGGTCACCGACGCCCAAATCTCAATCACGCCCCGGTCATTATAAACCTTGACCTCATCCCCGTCGGCAATGCCCCGCTCCGCGGCATCAACCGGATGAATTTGCAGCGTAGGTCTTTTCTCCAAGGTTTGATGCTTGCCGACATTAGCGAAGGTGGAGTTGAGGAAATTATGGTTCGGCGGCGAGATGAACATAAGTGGGTACTTTTCTTCCTTGGCTGGCCGCCGGATGCCGTCAAAGCCTTCGATAAGCGGAGTATAGGCTGGCAGCGGCGGCAATCCCGCATTCTCCATCGCCCGGGAGTACAGCTCAATTTTGCCGGATGGCGTGGGCAGGTTATCCAGATACCGTTCTTTAGGCGTCATATCCAGCTTGACATGCCGCTCAGCCTTCAGCCGTTCAAGCGTCACTCCGTTCAGATACGGATTGCGCGGATAGTCCAGCGCCTCGCGGATCATGTCTTCCTCGCTTTGCCCGAAGGCTTCCTCGTCAAAGCCCATGGCCTTTCCCAGCAGCGAGAACAGTTCGACATTGCTCTTGCACTCGCCAGGGGCTTTTAGCACCGGCTCCTGAAGCTGGATATAATGATGCCAG encodes:
- a CDS encoding GNAT family N-acetyltransferase — its product is MLHIDKCTLSIRLSELRDVRELIMLDHLIWTEDTAPAALSWRSSEDFLLHAPPGSQLVALIEDELCGYVGFGCPTGMKSNRHVYEIHIAVHPDRQRAGIGRDLMEAVKELAAERGIRKLRLRVLSSNLSAMSFYRKCGFLEEGRLREEFYLGGRYVDEIFMSCILPQASNRQEDERVKEE
- a CDS encoding MFS transporter translates to MRFLDNYPREVKVFLAASLINATGSALMWPLITMYVYGELGRSMQDAGLVILIQSLGGIAGQLLGGSLYHKVGVSRLIVGALAMNALVLFTLPAASSSWRLFIIAMGLVGLFNALSMPAIQAFIGFRFAERRAELFNIVYVANNIGVAAGTALSGFLADISYMLSFVLNGVSSAVFAVFFFVYLRQVGDTRGTVSAESKKAQPRAVSNWKLMGNTRIYLFMALGSLFLLIGNSIWNTGVSPFIISEGLPKKYYGFLWTLNGILIFAAQPLVALVKRWFAAGSAAQMTASAVFYLSGYIVILTMPSYAGMLFAMLLTTLGEMLIAPAMPAFISEHAAHGAPFYLGLTGGIGAVGRVLGPFFMGSLFDAGGLAPTAWLACGVAVLAVGFFVIHAYGSRRGALSESAEAVKSA